A region from the Myripristis murdjan chromosome 23, fMyrMur1.1, whole genome shotgun sequence genome encodes:
- the caprin2 gene encoding caprin-2 isoform X2 encodes MVQLSPSPTLDVSPPPERLEEATDSQENPETGSPKMGSPGGLSALQLNLEVSTSYHGYETYIEDGLICLKHKIRNLEKKKLKLEDYEKRLKRGAMLNKDQMEAVSKYDEVLHNLAFARELHKTLDGLTQNLLRAQKKAAKKEQVVKVEAERRRLSTVLQVQHLLHSLQQEHVRRDLLAGHNQAPHIPAQQLHSLIQLAALLGVKRDNRLSLEEQMEQAALVYLDLLEGKDKPVAGSTFKLMKEELTRLLDCKYFSCLPPPPNNTPDTLLTSTSHTTLSMSKTNEVPKKEFFNRLYLTDMETPPTQNWKEDFQAVKEREPPDYWDMEFTDGPSSPQPGVHKPWRGAAAFIPKVPVASKKLSADSKQRKERKAKAEQNAKSAVYMEMPVEVFNSPSALPKDPVLRKQHLEDLMTKIHGSFSFMQDSLLDGESSPTNNHPRLGRRASGSPSPLAQRDLRSPVDVLSKAMHSTPLPTRLMERKASLTNGDQCLETCDLELTTEDLPHEPLQLPESEAFPSPPLYRRESAISVSLEEKSRPRTPVSDSGKQSPCNSVAPCSSTPPQGQAFSTPPTRRTLTSTQFQNIHSVFKVNTSLPQNGDLNYKSDTTVFSETRYSTASTQTPPEFAPSEDEAQPVGNGGQIFLSPGQSGGGVGRSGQSYYTRGSVRGGAFIPQTHLRDSGPLLYAARDSGYQHGYRRGGSGGGRHNSSAGWSDSSQVSSPDREGTFTIVDSGHGDSLSVSTLEVPLTPHGHHHTTLLPMQLYPLSQPLRVAFTASRTANFAPGNLDQPIVFDQLHSNLGEMYDTHIGRFTCPVNGTYVFIFHILKLAINVPLYINLMRNEEVMVSAYANDGAPDHETASNHAILPLFQGDQVWLRLHRGAIYGSTWKYSTFSGFLLYQD; translated from the exons ATGGTACAGCTGTCTCCTTCCCCTACCCTGGATGTCTCCCCCCCACCTGAGCGCCTAGAGGAGGCTACCGACAGCCAGGAGAACCCAGAGACCGGTAGCCCAAAGATGGGCTCTCCCGGTGGGCTGAGCGCTCTCCAGCTGAACCTGGAGGTCTCCACGTCCTACCATGGCTATGAGACCTACATAGAGGACGGCCTCATCTGCCTGAAACACAAGATCCGCAACCTGGAGAAAAAGAAG CTGAAACTGGAAGACTACGAGAAGAGGTTGAAACGGGGCGCGATGCTAAACAAAGATCAGATG GAGGCTGTGAGCAAATACGACGAGGTGCTGCATAACCTGGCCTTCGCACGGGAGCTGCACAAAACCCTGGACGGTTTGACTCAGAAt CTGCTGAGGGCCCAGAAGAAGGCTGCGAAGAAGGAGCAGGTGGTGAAGGTggaggcggagaggaggaggctgagcacGGTGCTCCAGGTGCAGCACCTCCTCCACAGCCTGCAGCAGGAGCACGTCAGGAGGGACCTGCTGGCCGGACACAACCAGGCGCCGCACATCCCGGCCCAGCAGCTTCACAGCCTCATCCAGCTCGCCGCCCTGCTGGGAGTCAAGAGGGATAACAGACTGAG TTTAGAAGAACAGATGGAGCAGGCGGCTCTGGTCTACTTGGACCTGCTGGAGGGAAAAGACAAGCCGGTGGCTGGATCGACAT TTAAGCTCATGAAAGAGGAGCTCACCAGGCTGCTGGACTGCAAGTACTTCAGTTGTCTTCCACCTCCCCCAAATAACACTCCAGACACGCTGCTGACGTCAACCAGCCACACTA CTTTATCAatgtcaaaaacaaatgaagttCCCAAAAAGGAG TTTTTCAACAGACTCTACCTGACTGACATGGAGACTCCTCCCACTCAGAACTGGAAGGAGGATTTCCAGGCCGTGAAGGAGCGGGAGCCCCCTGACTACTGGGATATGGAGTTCACCGACGGGCCCTCCTCCCCGCAACCTGGAGTCCACAAACCATGGAGAGGAGCGGCGGCCTTCATCCCCAAAGTCCCGGTCGCCAGCAAGAAACTCTCTGCTGACAGCAAACAG agaaaagagaggaaagccaAAGCAGAGCAGAATGCCAAATCG GCGGTCTACATGGAAATGCCGGTAGAGGTTTTCAACTCTCCATCTGCCTTGCCCAAAGACCCCGTCCTGAGGAAGCAGCACCTCGAGGACCTGATGACAAAGATCCATGGTTCCTTCAGTTTCATGCAG GACTCTCTTCTGGATGGTGAGAGCTCTCCCACTAACAACCACCCCAGACTGGGTAGACGGGCATCTGGATCTCCCTCCCCGCTCG CTCAGAGAGACTTGAGAAGCCCGGTCGATGTCCTGTCCAAAGCAATGCAT TCCACCCCGCTGCCCACCAGGCTTATGGAGCGCAAAGCCAGTCTGACCAACGGGGACCAGTGTCTGGAGACCTGCGACCTGGAACTCACCACAGAAGACCTACCTCAT gagcCACTGCAGTTGCCTGAAAGCGAGGCGTTTCCTTCGCCTCCGCTGTACCGCAGGGAGTCGGCCATCTCTGTcagcctggaggagaagagCCGTCCTCGG ACCCCAGTAAGTGATTCAGGGAAGCAGTCCCCCTGCAACAGCGTGGCACCGTGCagctccacccctcctcagggACAGGCTTTCTCCACACCCCCAACCAGGCGAACTCTCACCTCCACACAGTTTCAAAACATTCACTCA gtCTTCAAGGTGAACACCTCCCTGCCACAAAACGGGGACTTGAACTACAAGTCAGACACCACGGTTTTCTCTGAGACCCGGTACAGCACTGCCAGCACCCAAACGCCGCCCGAGTTTGCCCCCTCAGAAGACGAAGCACAGCCAG TGGGTAACGGTGGACAGATCTTCCTGTCCCCCGGCCAATCGGGCGGAGGCGTGGGTCGCTCTGGCCAGTCGTACTACACCAGAGGATCTGTGAGAG GAGGAGCCTTCATCCCCCAGACTCATCTCAGGGACTCTGGCCCTCTGCTGTATGCTGCAAGG GACTCTGGATACCAGCACGGCTACAGACGTGGAGGCAGCGGAGGAGGGAGGCATAACTCCAGTG CAGGATGGAGTGACTCGTCCCAGGTGAGCAGCCCTGACCGCGAGGGAACCTTCACCATTGTGGACTCGGGACACGGGGACTCCCTTTCTGTCTCCACCCTGGAGGTCCCTCTCACCCCCCACggccaccaccacaccaccctGCTGCCCATGCAACTGTACCCGCTGTCCCAGCCTCTGCGAGTGGCGTTCACCGCCTCTCGCACCGCCAACTTTGCTCCGGGCAACCTGGACCAGCCGATCGTGTTCGACCAGCTGCACAGCAACCTGGGGGAAATGTACGACACCCACATCGGCCGCTTCACCTGCCCCGTCAACGGGACCTACGTCTTCATCTTCCACATCCTGAAGCTCGCCATCAACGTGCCGCTTTACATCAACCTGATGCGCAACGAGGAGGTGATGGTTTCAGCGTACGCCAACGACGGAGCCCCCGACCATGAGACGGCAAGCAACCACGCCATTCTGCCGCTCTTCCAAGGAGATCAGGTGTGGCTCCGGCTGCACCGTGGCGCCATCTATGGCAGCACCTGGAAGTACAGCACCTTCTCCGGCTTCCTCCTGTACCAGGACTGA
- the caprin2 gene encoding caprin-2 isoform X3 yields the protein MVQLSPSPTLDVSPPPERLEEATDSQENPETGSPKMGSPGGLSALQLNLEVSTSYHGYETYIEDGLICLKHKIRNLEKKKLKLEDYEKRLKRGAMLNKDQMEAVSKYDEVLHNLAFARELHKTLDGLTQNLLRAQKKAAKKEQVVKVEAERRRLSTVLQVQHLLHSLQQEHVRRDLLAGHNQAPHIPAQQLHSLIQLAALLGVKRDNRLSLEEQMEQAALVYLDLLEGKDKPVAGSTFKLMKEELTRLLDCKYFSCLPPPPNNTPDTLLTSTSHTTLSMSKTNEVPKKENWKEDFQAVKEREPPDYWDMEFTDGPSSPQPGVHKPWRGAAAFIPKVPVASKKLSADSKQRKERKAKAEQNAKSAVYMEMPVEVFNSPSALPKDPVLRKQHLEDLMTKIHGSFSFMQDSLLDGESSPTNNHPRLGRRASGSPSPLAQRDLRSPVDVLSKAMHSTPLPTRLMERKASLTNGDQCLETCDLELTTEDLPHEPLQLPESEAFPSPPLYRRESAISVSLEEKSRPRTPVSDSGKQSPCNSVAPCSSTPPQGQAFSTPPTRRTLTSTQFQNIHSVFKVNTSLPQNGDLNYKSDTTVFSETRYSTASTQTPPEFAPSEDEAQPVYQSDYTVGNGGQIFLSPGQSGGGVGRSGQSYYTRGSVRGGAFIPQTHLRDSGPLLYAARDSGYQHGYRRGGSGGGRHNSSAGWSDSSQVSSPDREGTFTIVDSGHGDSLSVSTLEVPLTPHGHHHTTLLPMQLYPLSQPLRVAFTASRTANFAPGNLDQPIVFDQLHSNLGEMYDTHIGRFTCPVNGTYVFIFHILKLAINVPLYINLMRNEEVMVSAYANDGAPDHETASNHAILPLFQGDQVWLRLHRGAIYGSTWKYSTFSGFLLYQD from the exons ATGGTACAGCTGTCTCCTTCCCCTACCCTGGATGTCTCCCCCCCACCTGAGCGCCTAGAGGAGGCTACCGACAGCCAGGAGAACCCAGAGACCGGTAGCCCAAAGATGGGCTCTCCCGGTGGGCTGAGCGCTCTCCAGCTGAACCTGGAGGTCTCCACGTCCTACCATGGCTATGAGACCTACATAGAGGACGGCCTCATCTGCCTGAAACACAAGATCCGCAACCTGGAGAAAAAGAAG CTGAAACTGGAAGACTACGAGAAGAGGTTGAAACGGGGCGCGATGCTAAACAAAGATCAGATG GAGGCTGTGAGCAAATACGACGAGGTGCTGCATAACCTGGCCTTCGCACGGGAGCTGCACAAAACCCTGGACGGTTTGACTCAGAAt CTGCTGAGGGCCCAGAAGAAGGCTGCGAAGAAGGAGCAGGTGGTGAAGGTggaggcggagaggaggaggctgagcacGGTGCTCCAGGTGCAGCACCTCCTCCACAGCCTGCAGCAGGAGCACGTCAGGAGGGACCTGCTGGCCGGACACAACCAGGCGCCGCACATCCCGGCCCAGCAGCTTCACAGCCTCATCCAGCTCGCCGCCCTGCTGGGAGTCAAGAGGGATAACAGACTGAG TTTAGAAGAACAGATGGAGCAGGCGGCTCTGGTCTACTTGGACCTGCTGGAGGGAAAAGACAAGCCGGTGGCTGGATCGACAT TTAAGCTCATGAAAGAGGAGCTCACCAGGCTGCTGGACTGCAAGTACTTCAGTTGTCTTCCACCTCCCCCAAATAACACTCCAGACACGCTGCTGACGTCAACCAGCCACACTA CTTTATCAatgtcaaaaacaaatgaagttCCCAAAAAGGAG AACTGGAAGGAGGATTTCCAGGCCGTGAAGGAGCGGGAGCCCCCTGACTACTGGGATATGGAGTTCACCGACGGGCCCTCCTCCCCGCAACCTGGAGTCCACAAACCATGGAGAGGAGCGGCGGCCTTCATCCCCAAAGTCCCGGTCGCCAGCAAGAAACTCTCTGCTGACAGCAAACAG agaaaagagaggaaagccaAAGCAGAGCAGAATGCCAAATCG GCGGTCTACATGGAAATGCCGGTAGAGGTTTTCAACTCTCCATCTGCCTTGCCCAAAGACCCCGTCCTGAGGAAGCAGCACCTCGAGGACCTGATGACAAAGATCCATGGTTCCTTCAGTTTCATGCAG GACTCTCTTCTGGATGGTGAGAGCTCTCCCACTAACAACCACCCCAGACTGGGTAGACGGGCATCTGGATCTCCCTCCCCGCTCG CTCAGAGAGACTTGAGAAGCCCGGTCGATGTCCTGTCCAAAGCAATGCAT TCCACCCCGCTGCCCACCAGGCTTATGGAGCGCAAAGCCAGTCTGACCAACGGGGACCAGTGTCTGGAGACCTGCGACCTGGAACTCACCACAGAAGACCTACCTCAT gagcCACTGCAGTTGCCTGAAAGCGAGGCGTTTCCTTCGCCTCCGCTGTACCGCAGGGAGTCGGCCATCTCTGTcagcctggaggagaagagCCGTCCTCGG ACCCCAGTAAGTGATTCAGGGAAGCAGTCCCCCTGCAACAGCGTGGCACCGTGCagctccacccctcctcagggACAGGCTTTCTCCACACCCCCAACCAGGCGAACTCTCACCTCCACACAGTTTCAAAACATTCACTCA gtCTTCAAGGTGAACACCTCCCTGCCACAAAACGGGGACTTGAACTACAAGTCAGACACCACGGTTTTCTCTGAGACCCGGTACAGCACTGCCAGCACCCAAACGCCGCCCGAGTTTGCCCCCTCAGAAGACGAAGCACAGCCAG TCTACCAGTCTGATTATACAGTGGGTAACGGTGGACAGATCTTCCTGTCCCCCGGCCAATCGGGCGGAGGCGTGGGTCGCTCTGGCCAGTCGTACTACACCAGAGGATCTGTGAGAG GAGGAGCCTTCATCCCCCAGACTCATCTCAGGGACTCTGGCCCTCTGCTGTATGCTGCAAGG GACTCTGGATACCAGCACGGCTACAGACGTGGAGGCAGCGGAGGAGGGAGGCATAACTCCAGTG CAGGATGGAGTGACTCGTCCCAGGTGAGCAGCCCTGACCGCGAGGGAACCTTCACCATTGTGGACTCGGGACACGGGGACTCCCTTTCTGTCTCCACCCTGGAGGTCCCTCTCACCCCCCACggccaccaccacaccaccctGCTGCCCATGCAACTGTACCCGCTGTCCCAGCCTCTGCGAGTGGCGTTCACCGCCTCTCGCACCGCCAACTTTGCTCCGGGCAACCTGGACCAGCCGATCGTGTTCGACCAGCTGCACAGCAACCTGGGGGAAATGTACGACACCCACATCGGCCGCTTCACCTGCCCCGTCAACGGGACCTACGTCTTCATCTTCCACATCCTGAAGCTCGCCATCAACGTGCCGCTTTACATCAACCTGATGCGCAACGAGGAGGTGATGGTTTCAGCGTACGCCAACGACGGAGCCCCCGACCATGAGACGGCAAGCAACCACGCCATTCTGCCGCTCTTCCAAGGAGATCAGGTGTGGCTCCGGCTGCACCGTGGCGCCATCTATGGCAGCACCTGGAAGTACAGCACCTTCTCCGGCTTCCTCCTGTACCAGGACTGA
- the caprin2 gene encoding caprin-2 isoform X1, with amino-acid sequence MVQLSPSPTLDVSPPPERLEEATDSQENPETGSPKMGSPGGLSALQLNLEVSTSYHGYETYIEDGLICLKHKIRNLEKKKLKLEDYEKRLKRGAMLNKDQMEAVSKYDEVLHNLAFARELHKTLDGLTQNLLRAQKKAAKKEQVVKVEAERRRLSTVLQVQHLLHSLQQEHVRRDLLAGHNQAPHIPAQQLHSLIQLAALLGVKRDNRLSLEEQMEQAALVYLDLLEGKDKPVAGSTFKLMKEELTRLLDCKYFSCLPPPPNNTPDTLLTSTSHTTLSMSKTNEVPKKEFFNRLYLTDMETPPTQNWKEDFQAVKEREPPDYWDMEFTDGPSSPQPGVHKPWRGAAAFIPKVPVASKKLSADSKQRKERKAKAEQNAKSAVYMEMPVEVFNSPSALPKDPVLRKQHLEDLMTKIHGSFSFMQDSLLDGESSPTNNHPRLGRRASGSPSPLAQRDLRSPVDVLSKAMHSTPLPTRLMERKASLTNGDQCLETCDLELTTEDLPHEPLQLPESEAFPSPPLYRRESAISVSLEEKSRPRTPVSDSGKQSPCNSVAPCSSTPPQGQAFSTPPTRRTLTSTQFQNIHSVFKVNTSLPQNGDLNYKSDTTVFSETRYSTASTQTPPEFAPSEDEAQPVYQSDYTVGNGGQIFLSPGQSGGGVGRSGQSYYTRGSVRGGAFIPQTHLRDSGPLLYAARDSGYQHGYRRGGSGGGRHNSSAGWSDSSQVSSPDREGTFTIVDSGHGDSLSVSTLEVPLTPHGHHHTTLLPMQLYPLSQPLRVAFTASRTANFAPGNLDQPIVFDQLHSNLGEMYDTHIGRFTCPVNGTYVFIFHILKLAINVPLYINLMRNEEVMVSAYANDGAPDHETASNHAILPLFQGDQVWLRLHRGAIYGSTWKYSTFSGFLLYQD; translated from the exons ATGGTACAGCTGTCTCCTTCCCCTACCCTGGATGTCTCCCCCCCACCTGAGCGCCTAGAGGAGGCTACCGACAGCCAGGAGAACCCAGAGACCGGTAGCCCAAAGATGGGCTCTCCCGGTGGGCTGAGCGCTCTCCAGCTGAACCTGGAGGTCTCCACGTCCTACCATGGCTATGAGACCTACATAGAGGACGGCCTCATCTGCCTGAAACACAAGATCCGCAACCTGGAGAAAAAGAAG CTGAAACTGGAAGACTACGAGAAGAGGTTGAAACGGGGCGCGATGCTAAACAAAGATCAGATG GAGGCTGTGAGCAAATACGACGAGGTGCTGCATAACCTGGCCTTCGCACGGGAGCTGCACAAAACCCTGGACGGTTTGACTCAGAAt CTGCTGAGGGCCCAGAAGAAGGCTGCGAAGAAGGAGCAGGTGGTGAAGGTggaggcggagaggaggaggctgagcacGGTGCTCCAGGTGCAGCACCTCCTCCACAGCCTGCAGCAGGAGCACGTCAGGAGGGACCTGCTGGCCGGACACAACCAGGCGCCGCACATCCCGGCCCAGCAGCTTCACAGCCTCATCCAGCTCGCCGCCCTGCTGGGAGTCAAGAGGGATAACAGACTGAG TTTAGAAGAACAGATGGAGCAGGCGGCTCTGGTCTACTTGGACCTGCTGGAGGGAAAAGACAAGCCGGTGGCTGGATCGACAT TTAAGCTCATGAAAGAGGAGCTCACCAGGCTGCTGGACTGCAAGTACTTCAGTTGTCTTCCACCTCCCCCAAATAACACTCCAGACACGCTGCTGACGTCAACCAGCCACACTA CTTTATCAatgtcaaaaacaaatgaagttCCCAAAAAGGAG TTTTTCAACAGACTCTACCTGACTGACATGGAGACTCCTCCCACTCAGAACTGGAAGGAGGATTTCCAGGCCGTGAAGGAGCGGGAGCCCCCTGACTACTGGGATATGGAGTTCACCGACGGGCCCTCCTCCCCGCAACCTGGAGTCCACAAACCATGGAGAGGAGCGGCGGCCTTCATCCCCAAAGTCCCGGTCGCCAGCAAGAAACTCTCTGCTGACAGCAAACAG agaaaagagaggaaagccaAAGCAGAGCAGAATGCCAAATCG GCGGTCTACATGGAAATGCCGGTAGAGGTTTTCAACTCTCCATCTGCCTTGCCCAAAGACCCCGTCCTGAGGAAGCAGCACCTCGAGGACCTGATGACAAAGATCCATGGTTCCTTCAGTTTCATGCAG GACTCTCTTCTGGATGGTGAGAGCTCTCCCACTAACAACCACCCCAGACTGGGTAGACGGGCATCTGGATCTCCCTCCCCGCTCG CTCAGAGAGACTTGAGAAGCCCGGTCGATGTCCTGTCCAAAGCAATGCAT TCCACCCCGCTGCCCACCAGGCTTATGGAGCGCAAAGCCAGTCTGACCAACGGGGACCAGTGTCTGGAGACCTGCGACCTGGAACTCACCACAGAAGACCTACCTCAT gagcCACTGCAGTTGCCTGAAAGCGAGGCGTTTCCTTCGCCTCCGCTGTACCGCAGGGAGTCGGCCATCTCTGTcagcctggaggagaagagCCGTCCTCGG ACCCCAGTAAGTGATTCAGGGAAGCAGTCCCCCTGCAACAGCGTGGCACCGTGCagctccacccctcctcagggACAGGCTTTCTCCACACCCCCAACCAGGCGAACTCTCACCTCCACACAGTTTCAAAACATTCACTCA gtCTTCAAGGTGAACACCTCCCTGCCACAAAACGGGGACTTGAACTACAAGTCAGACACCACGGTTTTCTCTGAGACCCGGTACAGCACTGCCAGCACCCAAACGCCGCCCGAGTTTGCCCCCTCAGAAGACGAAGCACAGCCAG TCTACCAGTCTGATTATACAGTGGGTAACGGTGGACAGATCTTCCTGTCCCCCGGCCAATCGGGCGGAGGCGTGGGTCGCTCTGGCCAGTCGTACTACACCAGAGGATCTGTGAGAG GAGGAGCCTTCATCCCCCAGACTCATCTCAGGGACTCTGGCCCTCTGCTGTATGCTGCAAGG GACTCTGGATACCAGCACGGCTACAGACGTGGAGGCAGCGGAGGAGGGAGGCATAACTCCAGTG CAGGATGGAGTGACTCGTCCCAGGTGAGCAGCCCTGACCGCGAGGGAACCTTCACCATTGTGGACTCGGGACACGGGGACTCCCTTTCTGTCTCCACCCTGGAGGTCCCTCTCACCCCCCACggccaccaccacaccaccctGCTGCCCATGCAACTGTACCCGCTGTCCCAGCCTCTGCGAGTGGCGTTCACCGCCTCTCGCACCGCCAACTTTGCTCCGGGCAACCTGGACCAGCCGATCGTGTTCGACCAGCTGCACAGCAACCTGGGGGAAATGTACGACACCCACATCGGCCGCTTCACCTGCCCCGTCAACGGGACCTACGTCTTCATCTTCCACATCCTGAAGCTCGCCATCAACGTGCCGCTTTACATCAACCTGATGCGCAACGAGGAGGTGATGGTTTCAGCGTACGCCAACGACGGAGCCCCCGACCATGAGACGGCAAGCAACCACGCCATTCTGCCGCTCTTCCAAGGAGATCAGGTGTGGCTCCGGCTGCACCGTGGCGCCATCTATGGCAGCACCTGGAAGTACAGCACCTTCTCCGGCTTCCTCCTGTACCAGGACTGA